A genomic stretch from Burkholderia pyrrocinia includes:
- a CDS encoding LysR substrate-binding domain-containing protein produces the protein MDLAALAIFRAVVRENGVTRAAAKLNRVQSNVTTRIKQLEEELGAALFVRDGRRLVLTPAGHTLLPYAERLLALADEARDAVREDTPRGRLRLGTMESTAASRLPTVLARYHHAWPDVSLELVTGTTGWLIGKVRDFEIDAALFARPPTPDTLPDTFETVPVFREDLVLLTPRGHPPVRTPRDVILPTLIAFERGCAYRKYAEQWYAAHGMKPARVLELGSYHAIVACVAAGAGIAVAPRSVLDLQPETGNIAAHTIPELEGIDTLLAWRQGYASAALAALRDALEEAARQPDPAQKPRVAQPA, from the coding sequence ATGGACCTGGCGGCGCTGGCGATTTTCCGGGCGGTCGTGCGCGAGAACGGCGTGACGCGCGCGGCGGCGAAACTCAATCGCGTGCAGTCGAACGTCACGACGCGCATCAAGCAGCTCGAGGAGGAACTCGGCGCGGCGCTGTTCGTGCGCGACGGCCGCCGGCTCGTGCTGACGCCGGCCGGGCACACGCTGCTGCCGTATGCGGAGCGCCTGCTGGCGCTCGCCGACGAGGCGCGCGACGCGGTGCGCGAGGACACGCCGCGCGGGCGGCTGCGGCTCGGCACGATGGAGAGCACCGCCGCGAGCCGGCTGCCGACCGTGCTCGCGCGCTATCACCATGCGTGGCCCGACGTGTCGCTCGAACTGGTGACGGGTACGACGGGCTGGCTGATCGGCAAGGTGCGCGACTTCGAGATCGACGCCGCGCTGTTCGCGCGCCCACCCACGCCGGACACGCTGCCCGACACGTTCGAGACGGTGCCGGTCTTCCGCGAGGATCTGGTGCTGCTCACGCCGCGCGGCCATCCGCCGGTGCGCACGCCGCGCGACGTGATCCTGCCGACGCTGATCGCGTTCGAGCGCGGCTGCGCGTATCGCAAGTACGCCGAGCAGTGGTATGCCGCGCATGGGATGAAGCCGGCGCGCGTGCTCGAACTCGGCTCGTATCACGCGATCGTCGCGTGCGTCGCGGCCGGCGCGGGCATCGCGGTCGCGCCGCGTTCGGTGCTCGACCTGCAGCCCGAGACCGGCAACATCGCCGCGCACACGATTCCCGAACTCGAAGGGATCGATACGCTGCTCGCGTGGCGGCAGGGTTACGCGTCGGCGGCGCTCGCCGCGCTGCGCGACGCGCTTGAGGAGGCCGCGCGGCAGCCGGACCCGGCGCAGAAGCCGCGCGTGGCGCAGCCGGCCTGA
- a CDS encoding YbfB/YjiJ family MFS transporter, with product MSRSDAPTAAAGALPSDQADRRARAAALACMVGLAVVLGVGRFAFTPLLPLMLADGSIGLKAGGWLASANYAGYFAGAVSCAALRVAPARMVRFGLAATVLLTAAMGIGHPLPVWLAVRFVAGVVSAWTFVFMSQWGLRRLAELHAPEWSGVIYAGPGVGIVLTGLIGSALAGRPAASGWLGFAALSAVLSVAIWRTFAVTPAQAVPPAGTTPHAASAASAASAAPADARRHRADAAWLVVLYGTPGFGYIITATFLPVIARTALPAGSPWPDLFWPMFGAALIVGAIAAARLPGHWDNRLLLAAGCATQALGIAAGIVWPNALGFSVGSALLGLPFTAITLFAMREARRLHGERAAGLMGYATASYGVGQIIGPLVAAPLAARFGSFSPALWVAVAALLAGAAGFAAIAAKGRLRR from the coding sequence ATGTCCCGCTCCGATGCCCCGACCGCCGCCGCCGGCGCGCTTCCGTCCGATCAGGCCGACCGCCGCGCCCGCGCGGCCGCGCTGGCCTGCATGGTCGGCCTCGCCGTCGTGCTCGGCGTCGGCCGTTTCGCGTTCACGCCGCTGCTGCCGTTGATGCTCGCGGACGGTTCGATCGGCCTGAAGGCCGGCGGCTGGCTCGCATCGGCGAACTACGCGGGTTACTTCGCCGGCGCGGTCAGTTGCGCGGCGCTGCGCGTCGCGCCTGCGCGGATGGTCCGCTTCGGGCTCGCGGCCACCGTGCTGCTCACCGCCGCGATGGGCATCGGCCACCCGCTGCCCGTGTGGCTCGCGGTGCGCTTCGTCGCGGGCGTCGTCAGCGCGTGGACGTTCGTGTTCATGTCGCAATGGGGGCTGCGGCGCCTGGCCGAGCTGCACGCGCCCGAGTGGAGCGGGGTGATCTACGCGGGGCCCGGCGTTGGCATCGTGCTGACGGGGCTGATCGGCAGCGCGCTGGCCGGCCGGCCGGCGGCGTCGGGCTGGCTCGGCTTCGCGGCGCTGTCGGCCGTGCTGTCGGTCGCGATCTGGCGCACCTTTGCTGTCACGCCGGCGCAAGCCGTGCCGCCGGCCGGCACCACGCCGCACGCGGCCTCCGCGGCTTCGGCGGCCTCCGCGGCGCCGGCCGACGCGCGCCGCCATCGAGCCGATGCCGCGTGGCTCGTCGTGCTGTACGGAACGCCGGGCTTCGGCTACATCATCACCGCGACGTTCCTGCCCGTGATCGCACGCACCGCGCTGCCCGCCGGTTCGCCGTGGCCCGACCTGTTCTGGCCGATGTTCGGCGCGGCGCTGATCGTCGGCGCGATCGCCGCCGCGCGGCTGCCCGGGCACTGGGACAACCGGCTGCTGCTGGCGGCCGGCTGCGCGACGCAGGCGCTCGGCATCGCGGCGGGGATCGTGTGGCCGAACGCGCTCGGCTTCTCGGTCGGCAGCGCGCTGCTCGGGCTGCCGTTCACCGCGATCACGCTGTTCGCGATGCGCGAGGCGCGGCGCCTGCACGGCGAGCGCGCGGCCGGGCTGATGGGCTATGCGACCGCGTCGTACGGGGTCGGGCAGATTATCGGGCCGCTCGTCGCGGCGCCGCTTGCGGCGCGCTTCGGGTCGTTTTCCCCCGCGCTGTGGGTCGCGGTGGCCGCGCTGCTCGCGGGTGCCGCCGGCTTCGCGGCGATCGCCGCAAAGGGCCGCCTGCGACGCTGA
- a CDS encoding NUDIX domain-containing protein, producing the protein MTTADYRFCPRCASPLTERADPEHEGGRVRQACPDDTCGYVHWNNPLPVVAAIVELDGKILLARNAAWPEGMFALITGFLENGETPEDGIAREVFEETALKAEHVSLVGVYEFIRKNELIIAYHVRASGTVALSPELLEYRLVDPPLLRPWRAGTGVALADWMHARGLDFEFVDRPGQ; encoded by the coding sequence ATGACCACTGCCGACTACCGCTTTTGCCCGCGCTGCGCGAGCCCGCTGACCGAGCGCGCCGATCCCGAACATGAGGGCGGCCGCGTCCGCCAGGCGTGCCCCGACGACACCTGCGGCTATGTTCACTGGAACAACCCGCTGCCCGTCGTCGCCGCGATCGTCGAGCTCGACGGCAAGATCCTGCTCGCGCGCAACGCGGCCTGGCCCGAAGGGATGTTCGCGCTGATCACCGGTTTCCTCGAGAACGGCGAGACGCCCGAGGACGGCATCGCGCGCGAGGTGTTCGAGGAAACGGCGCTGAAGGCCGAGCACGTGTCGCTCGTCGGCGTGTACGAATTCATCCGCAAGAACGAACTGATCATCGCGTACCACGTGCGCGCGTCGGGCACGGTCGCGCTGTCGCCGGAACTGCTCGAATACCGGCTCGTCGATCCGCCGCTGCTGCGCCCGTGGCGCGCCGGCACGGGCGTCGCGCTCGCCGACTGGATGCACGCGCGCGGCCTCGACTTCGAATTCGTCGACCGGCCGGGGCAGTGA
- a CDS encoding acyl-CoA thioesterase produces MSDKPQPRSRDAYRHFLPITTRWMDNDVYGHVNNVVYYSYFDTVVNEYLIRAGVLDVEHGQTIGLVVETQCNYFAPLVFPQSVDAGLRVAKLGTSSVRYEVGLFAQGDASPAAQGHFVHVYVDRGTRRPVPLPDALRVALDPLAA; encoded by the coding sequence ATGTCCGACAAGCCGCAGCCGCGTTCCCGCGACGCCTACCGCCACTTCCTGCCGATCACGACCCGCTGGATGGACAACGACGTCTACGGGCACGTGAACAACGTCGTCTACTACAGCTACTTCGACACCGTCGTGAACGAGTACCTGATCCGCGCGGGCGTGCTCGACGTCGAGCACGGGCAGACGATCGGGCTGGTCGTCGAGACGCAGTGCAACTACTTCGCGCCGCTGGTGTTTCCGCAGTCGGTCGACGCGGGGCTGCGCGTCGCGAAGCTCGGCACGTCGAGCGTGCGCTACGAGGTCGGGCTGTTCGCGCAAGGCGATGCATCGCCCGCCGCGCAGGGGCATTTCGTGCACGTGTACGTCGATCGCGGCACGCGTCGCCCGGTGCCGCTGCCCGACGCGCTGCGCGTCGCGCTCGACCCGCTCGCGGCCTGA
- a CDS encoding branched-chain amino acid ABC transporter permease encodes MHAVALQAFNGLSYGLLLFMLSAGLTLIFSVQGVLNFAHASFYMLGAYVGYSIAARAGFWPALVLAPLAVGLLGAGCERALLRRVQARGHTSELLLTFGLAYLIGEGAKLLWGLAPLPAPVPTLFDGAPVTVFGLALPRYRLFMMGMSAAMLVALGALLRVSRIGLVVRAALTHRAAVEALGYDVPRVMTLLFGTGTALAALAGVIGAPLAVIEPALAETVGSVVFAVVVIGGLGSLGGAFAASLAVGFAQTFAAASDTSLRDLALWAGIALPDSVAAVSIAQLAPLVPYLLLVAVLVARPRGLFGERADA; translated from the coding sequence GTGCACGCGGTCGCGCTCCAGGCCTTCAACGGCCTCAGCTACGGTTTGCTGCTGTTCATGCTGTCGGCGGGTCTCACGCTGATCTTCAGCGTGCAGGGCGTGCTGAACTTCGCGCATGCGAGCTTCTACATGCTCGGCGCGTATGTCGGCTACAGCATCGCGGCGCGCGCGGGCTTCTGGCCCGCGCTCGTGCTCGCGCCGCTCGCAGTCGGGCTGCTCGGCGCCGGCTGCGAACGCGCTCTGCTGCGCCGCGTGCAGGCGCGCGGCCACACGAGCGAGCTGCTGCTGACCTTCGGCCTCGCGTACCTGATCGGCGAGGGCGCGAAACTGCTGTGGGGGCTCGCGCCGCTGCCGGCGCCCGTGCCGACGCTGTTCGACGGTGCGCCCGTGACCGTATTCGGCCTCGCGCTGCCGCGCTACCGGCTGTTCATGATGGGGATGTCCGCGGCGATGCTGGTCGCGCTCGGCGCGCTGCTGCGCGTGTCGCGCATCGGGCTCGTCGTGCGCGCGGCGCTCACGCATCGCGCGGCCGTCGAGGCGCTCGGCTACGACGTGCCGCGCGTGATGACCTTGTTGTTCGGCACGGGCACCGCGCTCGCGGCGCTGGCCGGCGTGATCGGCGCGCCGCTCGCGGTGATCGAACCCGCGTTGGCCGAGACCGTCGGGTCGGTCGTGTTCGCGGTCGTCGTGATCGGCGGGCTCGGCTCGCTCGGCGGCGCGTTCGCCGCGTCGCTCGCGGTCGGTTTCGCGCAGACCTTCGCGGCCGCGAGCGACACGTCGCTGCGCGACCTCGCGTTATGGGCCGGCATCGCGCTGCCGGACAGCGTGGCCGCGGTGTCGATCGCGCAGCTTGCGCCGCTGGTGCCGTACCTGTTGCTCGTCGCGGTGCTGGTCGCACGGCCGCGCGGGCTGTTCGGCGAGCGTGCCGATGCGTAG
- a CDS encoding branched-chain amino acid ABC transporter permease: MRSRALAGLARWALFAACVVLPAWLWPHGAVLGYLAQTAALVVLALSYNLQLGTTGLLSFGHAAFAGLGAFAAAHWFNRFGGPLPLLPLVGGMAGAGFGFVAGLLATRRSGTAFAMITLGLGECVAAAAWSVPAWFGGIGGVPIDRASGTPWGGWHFGAPVQAYAVIAAWCVVSAWAMHALTRTPLARLANAVRDNPERVAALGTDPRRVRLAMVTCASFFAGIAGTLTLIDVEIATPDSVSMARSATVLIAAVIGGTGAFFGPAAGAAMLTALSIVVAGVSRAWALYLGVLFVVIVVAAPRGIAGIAQALAHALRRGAPAAERWRMLCGVGACVFWGVAIVCAAELGYAWRFAQDDGTGFAFGAWGIDADMPAGWAVACSAAGIGTLLWGWRARLVQGRQSGKREDGR; encoded by the coding sequence ATGCGTAGCCGCGCGCTCGCCGGCCTTGCGCGCTGGGCGCTGTTCGCCGCGTGCGTCGTGCTGCCCGCGTGGCTGTGGCCGCACGGCGCGGTGCTCGGTTATCTCGCGCAGACGGCCGCGCTCGTCGTGCTCGCGCTGTCGTACAACCTGCAGCTCGGCACGACCGGGCTGCTGTCGTTCGGGCATGCGGCGTTCGCGGGCCTCGGCGCCTTCGCGGCCGCGCACTGGTTCAACCGCTTCGGCGGGCCGCTGCCGCTGCTGCCGCTCGTCGGCGGCATGGCCGGCGCGGGCTTCGGCTTCGTCGCGGGGCTGCTCGCGACGCGCCGTTCAGGCACCGCGTTCGCGATGATCACGCTCGGGCTCGGCGAATGCGTCGCGGCCGCCGCATGGAGCGTGCCCGCGTGGTTCGGCGGCATCGGCGGCGTGCCGATCGATCGCGCGAGCGGCACGCCGTGGGGCGGCTGGCATTTCGGCGCGCCGGTGCAGGCGTACGCGGTGATCGCCGCATGGTGTGTCGTGTCGGCGTGGGCCATGCACGCGCTGACGCGCACGCCGCTCGCGCGGCTCGCGAACGCGGTGCGCGACAACCCGGAACGCGTTGCCGCGCTCGGCACCGATCCGCGCCGCGTGCGGCTCGCGATGGTCACTTGCGCGTCGTTCTTCGCGGGCATCGCCGGCACGCTGACGCTGATCGACGTCGAAATAGCGACACCCGACAGCGTGTCGATGGCGCGCTCGGCGACCGTGCTGATCGCCGCGGTGATCGGCGGCACCGGCGCGTTCTTCGGGCCGGCGGCCGGCGCGGCGATGCTGACCGCGCTGAGCATCGTCGTCGCGGGCGTGTCGCGCGCGTGGGCGCTGTATCTCGGCGTGTTGTTCGTCGTGATCGTCGTGGCCGCGCCGCGCGGGATCGCGGGCATCGCGCAAGCGCTCGCGCATGCGTTGCGCCGCGGCGCGCCGGCGGCCGAGCGGTGGCGCATGCTGTGCGGCGTCGGCGCGTGCGTGTTCTGGGGCGTCGCGATCGTCTGCGCGGCCGAACTCGGTTATGCATGGCGCTTCGCGCAGGACGACGGCACGGGCTTCGCGTTCGGCGCCTGGGGCATCGATGCCGATATGCCGGCCGGCTGGGCCGTCGCGTGCTCGGCGGCCGGCATCGGCACGCTGCTGTGGGGCTGGCGCGCGCGGCTCGTGCAGGGCAGGCAGTCCGGCAAGCGGGAGGACGGGCGATGA
- a CDS encoding ABC transporter ATP-binding protein: protein MNGNAIALHGVVQRFGAQTVLDGVELSIAAGERHALIGPNGAGKSTLFGVIAGATRPTRGRVVLHGVELRGRGPVVASRLGIGRSFQQTSAFARLTVFDNLRCAALHAPAERRRWWNRLRESASVDLAAARVLHDIGLDARRDTPAAELGYAEQRALDLGIALASGARTLLLDEPTAGMSRAQAARMIALIRATTQGRTVLMIEHDMDAVFGFAERITVLVRGTVVATGEPDAIRADPAVRAAYLGEGSI, encoded by the coding sequence ATGAACGGCAACGCGATCGCGCTGCATGGCGTCGTGCAGCGCTTCGGCGCGCAAACGGTGCTCGACGGCGTCGAGCTGAGCATCGCGGCCGGCGAGCGCCATGCGCTGATCGGGCCGAACGGCGCGGGCAAGTCGACGCTGTTCGGCGTGATCGCGGGCGCAACGCGGCCGACGCGCGGGCGCGTCGTATTGCACGGCGTCGAGCTGCGCGGACGCGGGCCGGTCGTCGCGAGCCGCCTCGGCATCGGCCGCAGTTTCCAGCAGACGAGCGCGTTCGCGCGGCTGACCGTATTCGACAACCTGCGCTGCGCGGCGCTGCATGCGCCGGCCGAGCGGCGGCGCTGGTGGAACCGGCTGCGCGAATCGGCGTCGGTCGATCTCGCGGCCGCGCGCGTGCTGCACGACATCGGTCTCGACGCGCGGCGCGACACGCCGGCCGCCGAGCTGGGCTATGCGGAGCAGCGTGCGCTCGATCTCGGGATCGCGCTCGCGAGCGGTGCGCGCACGCTGCTGCTCGACGAGCCGACGGCCGGCATGAGCCGCGCGCAGGCGGCGCGGATGATCGCGCTGATCCGGGCGACGACGCAGGGCCGCACGGTATTGATGATCGAGCACGACATGGATGCGGTGTTCGGCTTCGCCGAACGCATCACGGTGCTCGTGCGCGGCACGGTGGTCGCGACCGGCGAACCCGATGCGATCCGCGCCGATCCGGCCGTGCGCGCCGCGTATCTCGGGGAGGGCAGCATATGA
- a CDS encoding ABC transporter ATP-binding protein, producing the protein MTNALLDIRDLRAWYGLQPVLDGVDLALAPGETLALLGRNGSGRSTLAKAVMGLVRTAGSVRIAGAECAGARTFEIARRGVAYVAESRDVFPLLTVRDNLKLGLRGMRGVAERAAVDRLFDRFPLLAARADVEAGRLSGGEQQVLALVRALAGSPRVLIVDEPAEGLAPLAVDEVGACLAALQDDGVAIVLIEQRLQLAPRLTTRVAVMGRGRIVYDGALDGLGGDIANAWLSAG; encoded by the coding sequence ATGACGAACGCACTGCTCGACATTCGCGACCTGCGCGCGTGGTACGGATTGCAGCCCGTGCTCGACGGCGTCGATCTCGCGCTCGCGCCGGGCGAGACGCTCGCGCTGCTCGGCCGCAACGGCTCGGGGCGCTCGACGCTCGCGAAGGCCGTGATGGGGCTCGTGCGCACCGCCGGCTCGGTGCGCATCGCCGGCGCCGAATGCGCGGGCGCGCGCACGTTCGAGATCGCGCGGCGCGGCGTCGCTTACGTTGCCGAAAGCCGCGACGTGTTTCCGCTGCTGACCGTGCGCGACAACCTGAAGCTCGGGCTGCGCGGCATGCGTGGCGTGGCCGAACGCGCGGCGGTCGACCGCCTGTTCGACCGTTTTCCGCTGCTGGCCGCGCGCGCGGACGTGGAGGCCGGGCGGCTGTCGGGCGGCGAGCAGCAGGTGCTCGCGCTGGTGCGTGCGCTCGCCGGCAGCCCGCGCGTGCTGATCGTCGACGAACCGGCCGAAGGGCTCGCGCCGCTCGCGGTCGACGAAGTCGGTGCGTGCCTCGCCGCGCTGCAGGACGACGGCGTCGCGATCGTGCTGATCGAGCAGCGACTGCAGCTTGCGCCGAGGTTGACGACGCGCGTCGCGGTAATGGGGCGCGGACGGATCGTCTACGACGGCGCGCTCGACGGCCTGGGCGGGGACATCGCCAACGCGTGGCTGAGCGCCGGTTGA
- a CDS encoding SDR family NAD(P)-dependent oxidoreductase, whose product MSKLANKVAIVTGGSKGIGAAIAKALAAEGASVVVNYASSKAGADAVVSAIVEAGGRAVAVGGDVSKAADAQRIVDTAIDTYGRLDVLVNNSGVYEFAPIEAITEEHYRRQFDTNVFGVLLTTQAAIKHLGEGASIINISSVVTSITPPASAVYSGTKGAVDAITGVLALELGPRKIRVNAINPGMVVTEGTHSAGIIGSDLEAQVLGQTPLGRLGEPNDIASVAVFLASDDARWMTGEHLVVSGGLN is encoded by the coding sequence ATGAGCAAGCTGGCAAACAAGGTAGCGATCGTCACGGGCGGATCGAAGGGCATCGGTGCCGCGATCGCGAAGGCGCTGGCCGCGGAAGGCGCGTCGGTCGTCGTCAATTACGCGAGCAGCAAGGCGGGTGCCGACGCGGTGGTGAGCGCGATCGTCGAAGCCGGCGGCCGTGCGGTGGCGGTCGGCGGCGACGTGTCGAAGGCAGCCGACGCGCAGCGCATCGTCGATACGGCGATCGACACGTACGGCCGTCTCGACGTGCTCGTCAACAATTCCGGCGTGTACGAATTCGCGCCGATCGAAGCGATCACCGAAGAGCACTACCGCCGGCAGTTCGATACGAACGTGTTCGGCGTGCTGCTCACGACGCAGGCGGCCATCAAGCATCTCGGCGAAGGCGCGAGCATCATCAACATCAGCTCGGTGGTGACCAGCATCACGCCGCCCGCCAGCGCCGTCTACAGCGGCACCAAGGGCGCGGTCGACGCGATCACCGGCGTGCTCGCGCTCGAGCTCGGCCCGCGCAAGATTCGCGTGAACGCGATCAACCCGGGCATGGTCGTGACCGAAGGCACGCACAGCGCGGGCATCATCGGTTCCGATCTCGAAGCGCAGGTGCTGGGCCAGACGCCGCTCGGCCGCCTCGGCGAGCCGAACGACATCGCGTCGGTCGCCGTGTTCCTCGCGTCGGACGATGCACGCTGGATGACCGGCGAACACCTCGTCGTGAGCGGCGGGTTGAACTGA
- a CDS encoding heme-degrading domain-containing protein: MVTTFLRIDHAPFDDDAPNMALPHFNADVARRLGEIAINIASRRGLPIAVGIVGEAAPLFYCALDGSRAEDSDAIRRRQNTVLRFGLSSLEVGTQFRRAGWSLRSQGLSDDDYALDGGGVPLRVAGAGLIGAMTIAGLDSERNHALVVESLRWHVGANALAMIA; this comes from the coding sequence ATGGTGACGACCTTCCTGCGCATCGATCACGCGCCCTTCGACGACGACGCGCCGAACATGGCGCTACCCCACTTCAACGCCGACGTTGCGCGCCGGCTCGGGGAAATCGCGATCAATATCGCATCGCGCCGCGGGCTGCCGATCGCGGTCGGCATCGTCGGCGAAGCGGCACCGCTGTTCTACTGCGCGCTCGACGGCAGCCGTGCGGAAGACAGCGACGCGATCCGCCGCCGGCAGAACACGGTGCTCCGTTTCGGCTTGAGTTCACTCGAGGTCGGCACGCAGTTTCGCCGCGCCGGCTGGTCGCTACGGTCGCAGGGCCTGTCGGACGACGACTATGCGCTCGACGGTGGTGGCGTACCGTTGCGTGTCGCCGGTGCGGGCCTCATCGGTGCGATGACGATCGCGGGGCTCGATTCCGAACGCAATCACGCGCTCGTCGTCGAGAGCCTGCGCTGGCACGTCGGCGCGAACGCGCTGGCGATGATCGCTTGA
- the iolB gene encoding 5-deoxy-glucuronate isomerase, producing MTISPLLVKASADREICNVTPESAGWKHVGFRALRLKAGDTEALDTGARELCVVVLTGTVRADVDGETHDALGKRDSVFEDVSPDALYVPGGKTVTLVATRDAEVALCTAPYASGDKPVRRLDGERMRRSVRGQGTNTRYVCDILMGDNPAADRLLVVEVVTPASHSSSYPPHKHDRDAAPDETSLEETYYHRIDPPQGFAFQRVYTDDRSLDEACAVENHDVVMVPRGYHPVVAPHGYNLYYLNVMAGPSRAWAFKNDPAHEWMLDAAPKR from the coding sequence ATGACGATTTCTCCCCTGCTGGTCAAGGCATCTGCCGACCGCGAAATCTGCAACGTCACGCCCGAGTCGGCCGGCTGGAAGCATGTCGGTTTTCGCGCGCTGCGCCTGAAGGCCGGCGACACCGAAGCGCTCGACACCGGCGCGCGCGAGCTGTGCGTCGTCGTGCTGACGGGCACGGTGCGCGCGGACGTCGACGGCGAAACCCACGATGCGCTCGGCAAACGCGACAGCGTATTCGAAGACGTGTCGCCGGACGCGTTGTACGTGCCGGGCGGCAAGACCGTCACGCTGGTCGCGACGCGCGATGCGGAAGTCGCGCTGTGCACCGCGCCGTACGCGAGCGGCGACAAGCCGGTGCGGCGCCTCGACGGCGAACGGATGCGCCGTTCGGTGCGCGGGCAAGGCACCAACACGCGCTACGTATGCGACATCCTGATGGGCGACAACCCGGCGGCCGACCGGCTGCTGGTCGTCGAAGTCGTCACGCCGGCCAGCCATTCGAGCAGCTATCCGCCGCACAAGCACGACCGCGACGCGGCACCCGACGAGACCTCGCTCGAGGAAACCTATTACCACCGGATCGATCCGCCGCAAGGCTTTGCGTTCCAGCGCGTGTACACGGACGACCGCAGCCTCGACGAAGCGTGCGCGGTGGAGAACCACGACGTCGTGATGGTGCCGCGCGGCTACCACCCGGTCGTCGCGCCGCACGGCTACAACCTGTACTACCTGAACGTGATGGCCGGGCCGAGCCGCGCGTGGGCATTCAAGAACGATCCCGCGCACGAGTGGATGCTCGACGCGGCGCCGAAGCGCTGA
- the iolE gene encoding myo-inosose-2 dehydratase yields MSWNVRIGINPLSWMNDDLPSLGGETPLETALKEGAEIGYAGFELGNKFPKTGPELKAKLAEFGLVCVSGWYSGFLAEVEPGMTDADAVAAEIERCRAHMTKLQYNDVKVVVYGECAGTIQGSIDTPVAKRPRFVDDAAWRRYAARLDAFGAHLLDTYGIKLAYHHHMGAYVESPDDVDRLMALTDPAKVFLLFDTGHAYFGGAADPVTLLKKHVSRVVHVHCKDVRAQVVTQARNDGWSFLNGVINGTFTVPGDGALDYDATLRTLKDAGYEGWLVVEAEQDPAVAPSYAYAKKGYESLRAIVDRLSA; encoded by the coding sequence ATGAGCTGGAACGTCCGCATCGGTATCAATCCCCTGTCGTGGATGAACGACGACCTGCCGTCGCTCGGCGGCGAGACGCCGCTCGAAACGGCGCTGAAGGAAGGCGCCGAAATCGGCTACGCGGGCTTCGAGCTCGGCAACAAGTTTCCGAAGACGGGCCCCGAGCTGAAGGCGAAGCTCGCCGAGTTCGGGCTCGTGTGCGTATCGGGCTGGTATTCGGGCTTCCTCGCGGAAGTCGAACCGGGCATGACCGACGCCGATGCGGTCGCCGCGGAAATCGAACGCTGCCGCGCGCACATGACGAAGCTTCAATACAACGACGTGAAGGTGGTCGTGTACGGCGAATGCGCGGGCACGATCCAGGGCAGCATCGACACGCCGGTCGCGAAGCGGCCGCGCTTCGTCGACGACGCAGCATGGCGGCGCTACGCGGCGCGCCTCGATGCGTTCGGCGCGCACCTGCTCGACACGTACGGGATCAAGCTCGCCTACCACCACCACATGGGCGCGTACGTCGAGTCGCCCGACGACGTCGACCGGCTGATGGCGCTGACCGATCCGGCGAAGGTGTTCCTGCTGTTCGACACCGGCCACGCGTATTTCGGCGGCGCGGCCGACCCGGTGACGCTGCTGAAGAAGCATGTGTCGCGCGTAGTCCACGTGCATTGCAAGGACGTGCGGGCGCAGGTCGTCACGCAGGCGCGCAACGACGGCTGGAGCTTCCTGAACGGCGTGATCAACGGCACCTTCACGGTGCCCGGCGACGGTGCGCTCGACTACGACGCGACGCTGCGCACGCTGAAGGACGCCGGCTACGAAGGCTGGCTCGTCGTCGAGGCCGAGCAGGATCCGGCCGTCGCGCCGAGCTACGCGTATGCGAAAAAGGGCTATGAATCGCTGCGCGCGATCGTCGACCGGTTGAGCGCGTGA